The Fundidesulfovibrio soli genomic interval GGCCATCTGCCCCAGGGAGCGCGCCAGCAGGAACCCGCCCACCCCGATGCAGACCATCGCGACCAGCGTGCGCAGGTGCCTGCTCCTGATGGAGTGCGCGAAGCGGATGCCGATCACCAGCCCGGCCAGCTGCACCACGCTCAGCCAGGACGCGGCCCTGAAGTCGATGAATCCGTGGATCAGGTTGCCCACGGTGCCCGAGCCCGCCGCAGCCACCTGGATCACCTGCCCGGTGGCCACGGCCGTGATGGGCGCGAAGCCCAGCACCACCATGATCGGCACCGAGAGTACCGGTCCGCCCACCCCGGTCAGGCCGGAGATGAACCCCACCACCGCGCCGATGCCGCCAAGCAGCGCCAGATGCGCCGGGGAGCGCCGGTCGAAGGCGAA includes:
- a CDS encoding sulfite exporter TauE/SafE family protein translates to FAFDRRSPAHLALLGGIGAVVGFISGLTGVGGPVLSVPIMVVLGFAPITAVATGQVIQVAAAGSGTVGNLIHGFIDFRAASWLSVVQLAGLVIGIRFAHSIRSRHLRTLVAMVCIGVGGFLLARSLGQMALLDW